CAAATAGAAAGCCTTGATAGCTAGATTTGGATGCTCAAACCAGTCCACAGAACTCTGTAGGGCTAGAAACTAACTTCAGTTCATAAGAGAATACCATTGCCAAAAGGTAGTGGCATGTTCTTCAGTCCacaagaaaaagaattttttcttCACCATTTCATTTGGAGTTAAGACAATTCTTCATAAGTATTctaatttaaaaagaaaagaataattcaATGTAATGATTTATTGTCATCAGAAGAGCAAGAATTTGCATATCAATGCAATCTCTGAATCTCTCATTAGCAACAATCAATCAATCTTTCCTGAACAATTCAATGAATCTGATCAATCTGATGAAATGTAAATGCTTTCCCAAATGAAAGAATGTAATGTTGTATCAGACTACAGTTCAATCACTACTTTGTGAGCTCTCTTGTTGCCCTCTGGCATGTTTTCTAATTGAAGAGTAAGAAACCCAGATGAAGGATCATATGAGAACTCAGCATCAGCTGAGCCCAACATACACTTCCTCGGAGTAACCGAACAGTAAGCTCCTAATCTCCCACATCCCTTGACTTCCATACAAATCATGGCCACAGCATCGCCACTTCTGTTCTCCAACGAGTGCATCAAGGCCCCATTCATCTCCCCTGCAAAACTAGAATCCAGCTCCAAAATGTTGGCACCACCCAGAATGTGGTATGTGAGGCCATCAACTGCTCCTCCAGCATTGAACATGTCTACCAGGCCAAGTGGTGCAAATCTAAATCCAGGCGCTAAATCCTGCATTACAGTAAAGGAGTGAGAAGATAGAGTTTAGTCCTAAAAAGTACAATAGACTAACTCCATTTTTAAAATTACAACTATGAAGGGAGGGAAAATTGGACAAACCTTAATGGGGGAGATGGTGAAGATTTCATGTTCTAAAACCTTCAAGGAGACAGGCATTGCTGCATTGTGAGGAAGGACCAATAGTTGGCCATCTCTGTGGCGGTAGACATTGCAATCACCATTCCAATCATGGTCGGTTGCAGCCTCTGCAATTTGATGAACGTCGCTTCCTTTCACTGCACAAGATAGAGCATCTGATCCAGTATGGTGGAACACATTCTTCTTCTCCGTCGAACTCCACGCTGCACCTTGGCAGTTGTACACGCCAAGGACACCGGTGAATTTGTTCATGTTCCATATTTTGAGCAAGCTACACAAATCAAGCAAATAATTTCAATTCAGAGACACATTCGACCAAGATCACATAAGAAAATGACATCAATTTTATAAAGAAATCTAAGATAAAAAATTTGGTAATTGAAACTAAGTTTGTAGTAAGAGAAATCTGAATATACCTAACACCATCACGAGCTGGGTCTGAGAAGAGGCAGTCTCCTGTAGGACGACCAGGCAACCGAGCACGAAGAATGGAGCCATCAGGCAAGACCAATTTCCTCAACAATTCGAAGTTGTGCTTTCCAGGAGCATCACTGTAAGATCATAGGTATGAAAACATATTACATAAACAAGAGGATTCTAGCTCAAGTACAAAATTTCTTTATGTTAAAGATTCAACTCAAAGcttaagaaacaaaaaaaatcaagttcTGTTTCCCACCTGACATAGATCGGTCCACCACTGATTGCTCGAGCAGAGGCATGGTATTCAGCTGCAGGATGGAGAGAATGGAACATGTCCCAATCAGGGAGCATGAACTCACCAAGGAAGACACTGTTGTAAGCCACCGAGGCAATGTGGATGGTATGCGAAACAGGGTCCCTTGGGTAGAAATCATCCGATGCCCTCACCACCGCTGTTTGCTTCGAGCTGCATGTTCACCATCGGAGAGATTAAAAGCACATCCACAACCACTTCAATTACAATTCAAATAATCTGAATTCACAAAGAAACACAAAATTCAGAAATGGCAATGAATACTGACCAGTAGAGTGCATCGGTATTATGACTCATACAGGCAATGCAGCCATTATCAGGGAAATTCTTGGCAATCGATGCATCAAGTGCCCTGTGGTACTGTCGTGTGAGCTCCACCCTTCCACCAAGGCCAGCTCCAAGGGTCTCCAAGATGCACTGCACATCCACCTTCACACCATCCACCCCAGCTGCAGCCAAGTAGCTGTGCAGCTCATTGTAGAACTTGTACACTCTCTTCGGGTTCACAAGCCCCAGCCCCTGCAAGGTGATCACATCCGTCATCAACCATGGCTCATTCTCCGCCACTCCAGGTGGTATCTTCGGATACTGCATCTTTGATCCATACTCCTCCATCCCTTCCACCCCAGGCCGCACCCCTCCCCAGTACCCAGTGATGGCATGCCACACATAGACATACTTTAGTCCATAATTGTTCTTCGCTGTCTGAACGATTGTCTTGATCCCTGATGCTGGATCCTCCTTGCTCTGAAACTTGTTGTTCTCCTTAATTCCAGTCAGCCGGAACAAAGAATTAGGCTTCTCGGATTCCTCTTGAGGCTGGTCGGAGCCGACGGACTGCCAACCATCATCGATGATGACGAACTTCGGAGGTGCACCGCCGGCAGTGAGGCTGCGAAGGCCAGACTCGACACCCTCCTGAGTGACCTCCTGGTAGAATGCATCCCATGTGCACCACCCAAAGTAGTCCACAATGCCCGGGAGCTTCTTCTCCGACCGCTGGTGAAAGGTCTTGAGGTGGTGTTTGACAGCAGCAACAGCACCGGAGATGGCAGTGAAGGGGTCGGCGACAGCGGTGCCGATGAAAAGGGCGTGGGAGAAGGCGGCTGACCGGGTGTCAACATCACCGCTCTCCAGGCAAAGCTCAAGCTCGTCGCGGGGATTGCCTTGGAGGCAGGCACGGAAGGGCCCCTCGATGAGGGGAAGGAGGACAGTGTAGACGGTCTCCTCGCCATCCTTGGATTCAAGGAGGAGGAATTGGGTCTCATGGGGAATGTCCCTCCCTCGGTCTCCCATTTTTTGAGCCATCCACCATAGCTTGAATCTAAAGGTCGCCATGAATCGAACATCCCTGGAATTTGATCACAATTCAAGAATGTTAAACCAAAACGAAGAGGAAAACACTCGGAAAGAAAGggaaaatttctttctttttttcctttaacATAATTGAGTTCGATTGGTAACCTAGGTGAATCGATCGGAATCGGAGAAAATGAACCAACTTGAAGAGAAAACAATGAAAAAGGTAAGAAAAATCACCCCTTTTTTTGGTTACCTTAGGGTTCCAAGAGGAAGGACATGCCGGCAGCTGGTCTCGGCGAACTGGGCGCCGAGGAAGATGCCGTCGACAGGGCCGGAGCTGGCGGCGGAGCTGATGACGGCATCGGGAACGTCGGAGAGGATCGTGTGGCCCCTGACAACCAGCTTTCCATCGGAGATCCGAACCGACGGAGTGATCGTcatctctccttcctccccttcttctttctttctagtcTTCTCTACGAGAAAAGATCCCAACCCGGATCCCTATAGCGTATGCAAAGATTAAAACCGTAAGAAAAACATAAGCAAGATCCGAGTTTTAGTGGAAAAACATGATCGAAAACCACCcttcaaaagaaagaaaataagaaaaagaaccgATTTTTAAGAGAAATAACAAGGAAACGAATCAAAAAGGGGGAAAACAAAATGGTAGTTGAAGAATCGGAACTGGAGGGTTTCTAATATCTTCCTTGCTTAACAAGGTGTACGAGCTTCATACACAAAAATGTTGTAAgaaaaatcaaatcaataaagAAGAAAACGAGATTaagttacccaaaaaaaaaaaaaaaatttacggaAGAACTGAGAAACGATCGAAGCTTTAATCAGGAAAACGTAAGGAAAAAACCAAGTTCGAAGGGAAAACATGAGAAAGATCCAGTCTTTGACGTTGAAAACTTAGCAAAAAAAATCCAATCTGGAAGATAAAAACGCAATAACGAAAAAAccggaagggaaaaaaaaataaaaacagaagAACAAACATTCTTGAAAGAATAGGAGTAACAAAAAGAAACAAGAGATGGAAATTACTCATATCTACCTTGCCGCTTGAGAGAGAGGAAGAGCTGCAGCGAATCGGAGACGATGACCCGAACCTAAACCAGAAGAAGAACAACAAATTAAAACaaacaaagagaaagaagaacGATTAGTGAAGAGAGATCAAATGAACGAAAGAATGAATACCGGAAAAGAGGACTCTTTGTGTTTGCGGGATCGAGAGCAAAAGAACGAGGAGaagacgagaaagcaaggaaggatGATGGCGGGAAGAATGGGCGAAGGGGAGGCGTATTTatgggaagaggagaagaaggggagagaAGGCGATAGCTGAACCCACGGGTTGTACATGTGCTCCCCATGGTGCGGTACAAATGGCGCCTCGAGCCCccttcctctcctccctctcgacCGATCCAAGAACCGGTGGGCGAAGCGAAGGCCAATGATTGGCTCCGATGGCCGTCAGCCACAAGAAACGGAGTGAGGAACAGGGGATGAGGATTGGAGATCCGACAGCGTGGGAACTACACGTCGGATCCACGTCGTGGTCACTGGGGCCCATCGAGCGGCGGAGACGCGGAACCGTGCGGCATCTTTCCATAGTGGGGGAGGGACCGTGGGACATCGAGTTGGATCCACGTCAGTCAAAAATAGTCATCGTCAACTTGGATACTGGTCTTTCTCGAGGACCCGGTACATTGGATGGGGGAAAGATCCTTGCGGTGCAAGACGGATGCATGTTAGGTCGACACGTCATCCATCTCGGAATGGAGGACCACCAATGTCGCATTCTCTGTTCTCGGCATACGATTAGCGAGTGCCGTGCCAACACAGGCATTAGTCATCCTCTTCGTGCGAAGGATGCTGACCCATGGATACAAATCCATCAGATAAAGTATACTTTTGGTCcaccaaaattaattttaatttttaataaattttttaatttaaaaaaaataatctataattttttatcactattttaATATTACCTTCTTTCCAATTTCGACCTTTATTTCTTATCAAAAATTTGGGTGATCTTTATTTCTTGCTTGCACCGTTATCAAGATAATAATACGGTATATAAATGATGATATGCTATATAACGTATGtgataacaaaaatttttatataaaaatatttaattattaaatattatattgatatatgataaattatatttttgatcttttaaattttataaatatttttacatattttttatagtTTAAAAGCCTCTGATTTGCCACACCTATTTGGAAGTAAGCAAACGATGCTTAGGACAAAAGAAAAATGCCCAGGATATTGGGTTAAATTAAGCTACAGATTGCAGTCTTAGTTGGTAAGCAATGTAAGTAGATCACGTAAAGAAAACGACCAACTTGCTTGGTGGATCCAGGTGGGCATGCACGCGTGGAGAAGGTCAATTCCCACTTGCCAGGAGGCATGCGCAAAGCATGAAGGCCACGAGGTATTTgcttgatggagatggttttgtaataaagacacataccagcttgcTCTGACTTTGGGTGCCTTCCCCTGCCGTTCTTATTTTCAAAGGATCTGCCTTCCTTCTTACAAGAAAGATACTTCTAGAGAAGTGCAATGGTACCACTGACAGATGGTGATATATATGGCCAGCGATATAGGAACTATTTTCTCGGCTATATTAAgggatattttttgtaattttttatattttattgaatgATTTATATAGATATATTTTTCCAAGATTGGTataaataaaatctgattttagcaaaaaaaaaaaaaagattcacctTCCTTGGCATCCGTCCACCCTTATGTCATCCATTGTTCAATGAAGGAGAATAAATGATAAAgttcaaagtcctctaaaaattgCGCATTGGATGATCCAAGAAAAGATAAATTGTTCTTTCATGCGGTCCTTCTACGTGCTCCCATGTTCTATATGCCCCTCATTATATTCCTTATTGATTCTTTCAATCTTGAGACGAACAAACTTGTCTCCTTTGTTAAAGTTTTCTATATTACCAAGCCAAGCAGAATGATATATTCTTGATTTGGAATTTTAAGATGACTTTCAGTATACACTCCGTGCTTGTGAAATGTTAGGGCATCCTCCTAGAATATGCTATCGTATTTATTGTAGCCTTGCACTCTTGGCAATAATACAGCTCTAATGGCATTAGATAAAACTAAAATAGCATCATCATCCGCTATCATCCATAAATCATACTCACTTTGATAGGAAAAGCATTGAAGAGATGATGCATCTTCTAAACTATAGATCAATCGAGGCACATTTAGCTCATGACCGAAATCAGAATTAGAATGAATTtaaaatagaaatcaaaatagTCATATCTCCCAATACGTTTGATTCATAACCAAAATCAAAATAGCATTTGAACACTAGAAGAGAATAGGGAACGTATTTAAGGGGATTGCAGCATTCCCATcctttttttgaattagaatgaAAATAGAATTCTTCTTAATCAAATAGTTAGAAGGAAAGTCACTCATTCGCATTCACATTTCAAAGTCCAATTcctttgttgctccatgaattgattttgataattacaaaataATTAagaggattactaatgattttggcttgaaaaaagatttattgtatttcaggggcacaatcgtaattttatcaagttcggattcgaaagcctcaagagcaagaacagaagatttgtgatctattggaggtaattttacatttttttggatgtatattttgagaaaaaatcaaatttaaagaaaaagatcgatttctgtcaaaaggggctgaatggcaagttatttttgactggcacacccaaaggggacgaCCCTAAGGTCGACCCCTCGACTTTCTGTGCCAGGGGTCGACCTCAGGATCGATCTCTGTGCCCAGGGTCGACATCTGTTGTCTGTGCAAGCCAAAAatatagaacaatcattttctattctgcgccccaggggtcgaccctagggtcgacccctgtgacggaaaatcttcgtaatggctagttttcagcccattttgaccatatttaatgctcatttaaagctctccaatggctctaaacctgTCGAGATTtttctctagcatctattgaagatataaaggcacttaaagaagaaaaaaatataagagattcaagcattcattttagccctaagcaaaaaatcctcttcaagcaaaaaaaatttttatttcaagttcaccaatccctcaagagctcattcaagtcttcaacaaccttaagaaaaatcagaaaagcttctttcttgttgtgtaaagtgtacttaaagttttatttgctcattaaaggagctaaacttgtatttctttgtcattaactcttatactctgtttctgtcttgatctttagttttggaaggattccaaaacttgaataggttgatccgaaccttgaatcagactGTATTGGATTAATTTatactcgaaaaataagtgttctagcttgagatagctagagtcagaggtaccgatgttgtattcttattgaatacgttttagtggatttaaattcccatgtaggagcttggggagtgaatgtaggtgcaagattggcaccgaaccactataaaccttgattgtttgtagtgtgcttatttgctctctatctaaatttctttattttcttacattcttgcatctcatttctacactttgcttaaatcacttactacatataacttacttattattacttaatccttgtggttttaaattaattttaaaatttcaaaaatccaattcatccccccccctcttgggttgcatagctgggcaacatcctcCAACCAAACATACCtctattatttaatcttttttttaaattttaatgaaaCAGTAGCAAAAGTCATGAAATAGTATATGCTTAATTGGCAATAATTAAATGTGATAGCATAAAGTTCATTCCCAGCTATATAGTTAGTATTATCTCATAAGACTTCCAGATAAGGTTTCTAATTTTCGCTCATAAGAATTGCCCTGTAGCCTGATATTGAGATGGCA
Above is a genomic segment from Elaeis guineensis isolate ETL-2024a chromosome 1, EG11, whole genome shotgun sequence containing:
- the LOC105033561 gene encoding probable galactinol--sucrose galactosyltransferase 6 translates to MGSTCTTRGFSYRLLSPSSPLPINTPPLRPFFPPSSFLAFSSSPRSFALDPANTKSPLFRFGSSSPIRCSSSSLSSGKGSGLGSFLVEKTRKKEEGEEGEMTITPSVRISDGKLVVRGHTILSDVPDAVISSAASSGPVDGIFLGAQFAETSCRHVLPLGTLRDVRFMATFRFKLWWMAQKMGDRGRDIPHETQFLLLESKDGEETVYTVLLPLIEGPFRACLQGNPRDELELCLESGDVDTRSAAFSHALFIGTAVADPFTAISGAVAAVKHHLKTFHQRSEKKLPGIVDYFGWCTWDAFYQEVTQEGVESGLRSLTAGGAPPKFVIIDDGWQSVGSDQPQEESEKPNSLFRLTGIKENNKFQSKEDPASGIKTIVQTAKNNYGLKYVYVWHAITGYWGGVRPGVEGMEEYGSKMQYPKIPPGVAENEPWLMTDVITLQGLGLVNPKRVYKFYNELHSYLAAAGVDGVKVDVQCILETLGAGLGGRVELTRQYHRALDASIAKNFPDNGCIACMSHNTDALYCSKQTAVVRASDDFYPRDPVSHTIHIASVAYNSVFLGEFMLPDWDMFHSLHPAAEYHASARAISGGPIYVSDAPGKHNFELLRKLVLPDGSILRARLPGRPTGDCLFSDPARDGVSLLKIWNMNKFTGVLGVYNCQGAAWSSTEKKNVFHHTGSDALSCAVKGSDVHQIAEAATDHDWNGDCNVYRHRDGQLLVLPHNAAMPVSLKVLEHEIFTISPIKDLAPGFRFAPLGLVDMFNAGGAVDGLTYHILGGANILELDSSFAGEMNGALMHSLENRSGDAVAMICMEVKGCGRLGAYCSVTPRKCMLGSADAEFSYDPSSGFLTLQLENMPEGNKRAHKVVIEL